In Trichocoleus desertorum ATA4-8-CV12, the DNA window TTAAAGATTATTGCTATATTGTCGTTGACACAAATGCACTACTCATCCCCTACACTACAGGGAAACAGAGCCTTGAACAAATTAAAAATATATATAGATCTTTAGTCGCAGAAAACCGTTTAATTATTCCAGGGCAAGTGGCACGCGAATTTGCAAAAAATAGAACCAATAAGCTTCTTGAGGTCTATCAACAATTGTCTAGGAAGAGAAATCTTAACTTAACAGTTAGTAGTTATCCTTTACTTGAGCAACTTGCTCAATATCAAGAAATCAAAGAGCTCGAAGAAACTATTAGTAAAGCCCTGAAAAACTACAGAAATAAAATAGGTGAGATTTTAGACGAAATATATGAATGGAACTGGAATGATCCTGTAAGCAGAATATATAATGAGCTTTTCAGCATCAATAATGTAGTATTTGATCTACCAATCGACCGAGAAAAGTTAGAAAATGATTTAAAAAAACGTCAACTTCATAGTATACTGCCAGGTTATAAAGATTCTTCCAAAGAGGATAAGGGGATTGGCGACCTATTAATTTGGCACACAATACTTGAGATTGGCAAGACTTTTGAAAGAAGTGTTATCTTCATCTCTGGAGATGAGAAAACTGATTGGTGGCATCGAAGTGATAACCAACCTATATATCCCAGATATGAACTTGTTAATGAGTTTAATCGTTGCTCTAAAGGTAAATCATTTTATATTATTAGCTTTTCTCAATTTCTGGAACTTTATGAAGCTAGTGAACCTGTAATTGAAGAAATAAAAAATAATGAACAAAGAGGTGTCCTTAATCAAATCAAAGAAACAGTACCAATTAGCCAAGAAAATATAGAGGAAAAAGTATTGGATTGGATTATTAATAGGTATCAGGCTCACGGCCCAAAAATTAAATTTAATGTTTTAATCTTTAATTATATTGTTAGTTTTTTAAATCAAGCCAAGTACGGCATACTAGTAAGAAAAGTTAATAATCATGCAGATCTTATAAGATGTTTGAGTATAACACAGTCTTTATCTATGAGTACTTTGGTAGATAAAGTAATACTTATACTTGTTTGTGGAGATTTGGAAAGCGCAAATATAGCAGTAGATAGAGTTTCCTATTTAGACTTAAAAAGAAATTTTTCGATTGAGGTGGGCTATGTTAGCTCTGAAAATAGTTTTTGTCATTTATATAGAAAAGAGTCATAAGGCTTAGTCTTAAAGCCCGATTTAATCTGAAATTGAACTTTGAAGATTTAAAGTAACTAAATAAAGCTAATAACAAACGAATTGGTTGGCGATCGCCCCTCTTTTCTCGCTCTTTCAGATAGAGGATCAGCTAAGGTTTACAGATACTTTGTCAGCAGTTGCCCTAACACTGAAATACCCCGATCAATCTCCGCAGGTGGGGAGGAGTAATTCAAGCGCATGGCTGTGTAGCCTTTTTGGTCGGGGAAGAAGAGAGAGCCGCAGGACATGACGACTTTTTGGGCGATCGCTTCCTGGCGAATGGTTGTCATTGGTAGCTGGGATGGCAAATGCACCCAGAGAAAGAGACCGCCATTCGGTACAGTCCAAGACGCTTCTTGAGGGAAATAACGTTCTAGCGCTTGCAGCATGGCATTACGGCTTTGCAAATTCTCGGTGCGGAGATGGTTGAGATGCCGCCGATAGTGACCAGAGGCTAGATATTCGCTAATGATGGCTTGGGAGACGGTAGAGACATGCAGATCGCTCAGCAGCTTGCGTT includes these proteins:
- a CDS encoding DUF4935 domain-containing protein, translated to MSQKKEDNDFDIFIANSIFPEANSIFTLNIKSLKEIKDYCYIVVDTNALLIPYTTGKQSLEQIKNIYRSLVAENRLIIPGQVAREFAKNRTNKLLEVYQQLSRKRNLNLTVSSYPLLEQLAQYQEIKELEETISKALKNYRNKIGEILDEIYEWNWNDPVSRIYNELFSINNVVFDLPIDREKLENDLKKRQLHSILPGYKDSSKEDKGIGDLLIWHTILEIGKTFERSVIFISGDEKTDWWHRSDNQPIYPRYELVNEFNRCSKGKSFYIISFSQFLELYEASEPVIEEIKNNEQRGVLNQIKETVPISQENIEEKVLDWIINRYQAHGPKIKFNVLIFNYIVSFLNQAKYGILVRKVNNHADLIRCLSITQSLSMSTLVDKVILILVCGDLESANIAVDRVSYLDLKRNFSIEVGYVSSENSFCHLYRKES